From the genome of Phytohabitans rumicis, one region includes:
- the mmsB gene encoding multiple monosaccharide ABC transporter permease, producing MTTTEPAAAQDRASSESAQAAALHTGISDPRTLITRNLRQSGIYVAFVLIIGLFAILTDGVLLSPDNLTNIVLQYSYILVLAIGMVIVIIAGHIDLSVGSVVALTGAVSAVLVIQQDYPWWVGILAAVVVGMAVGAWQGFWVAYVGIPAFIVTLAGMLLFRGLTLQVLNNISLSPFPEEYTRVATGFLNGLLGGQGYDAFTLVIAAIAVGGYAVSGFRTRLARIRYQQPVESFPLFVAKVLVVGAVVMYFAWQLAHARGLPIVLIILAALVLVYGVITRRTVFGRQVYAIGGNLSAATLSGVKVKKVNFWIFVNMGFLAGVAGVIYSSRTSGAQPGAGNMFELDAIAAAFIGGAAVAGGVGTVMGAVVGGLIMAVMSNGMQLMGVDQSTQSVVKGLVLLAAVAFDIYNKRRAGATR from the coding sequence ATGACCACCACCGAGCCCGCCGCGGCGCAGGACCGCGCGTCGTCTGAGAGCGCACAGGCAGCGGCATTGCACACCGGCATCAGCGACCCACGCACGCTGATCACGCGCAACCTGCGGCAGAGCGGCATCTACGTCGCCTTCGTCCTCATCATCGGCCTGTTCGCGATCCTGACGGACGGCGTACTGCTGAGCCCCGACAACCTCACCAACATCGTCCTGCAGTACTCGTACATCCTGGTGCTCGCGATCGGCATGGTGATCGTGATCATCGCGGGCCACATCGACCTGTCCGTCGGGTCGGTGGTCGCGCTCACCGGCGCGGTCTCCGCGGTGCTCGTCATCCAGCAGGACTACCCGTGGTGGGTCGGCATCCTGGCCGCGGTGGTGGTCGGCATGGCGGTCGGCGCCTGGCAAGGCTTCTGGGTGGCCTACGTCGGTATCCCGGCGTTCATCGTGACCCTGGCCGGCATGCTCCTGTTCCGCGGGCTCACGCTCCAGGTGCTGAACAACATCTCGCTCTCGCCGTTCCCGGAGGAGTACACGCGGGTGGCGACCGGGTTCCTCAACGGACTGCTCGGCGGGCAGGGCTACGACGCGTTCACGCTGGTCATCGCTGCCATCGCCGTAGGGGGGTACGCGGTGAGCGGCTTCCGTACCCGGTTGGCGCGCATCCGCTACCAGCAGCCGGTCGAGTCGTTCCCGCTGTTCGTCGCCAAGGTCCTGGTGGTCGGCGCCGTCGTCATGTACTTCGCGTGGCAGCTGGCCCACGCCCGCGGCCTACCGATCGTGCTGATCATCCTGGCGGCGCTCGTGCTCGTGTACGGCGTCATCACCCGGCGCACGGTGTTCGGCCGCCAGGTGTACGCGATCGGCGGCAACCTGTCCGCGGCGACGCTGTCCGGCGTGAAGGTCAAGAAGGTGAACTTCTGGATCTTCGTCAACATGGGCTTCCTGGCGGGCGTGGCCGGCGTCATCTACTCCTCGCGGACGAGCGGCGCGCAGCCCGGCGCCGGCAACATGTTCGAGCTGGACGCGATCGCCGCGGCGTTCATCGGCGGCGCGGCCGTGGCCGGCGGCGTCGGCACCGTGATGGGTGCCGTGGTCGGCGGTCTGATCATGGCGGTGATGAGCAACGGCATGCAGCTCATGGGCGTCGACCAGTCGACCCAGTCCGTCGTGAAGGGCCTCGTGCTGCTCGCCGCCGTCGCGTTCGACATCTACAACAAGCGGCGCGCCGGCGCCACCCGCTGA
- the mmsA gene encoding multiple monosaccharide ABC transporter ATP-binding protein, translating to MDDAILEMRGITKKFPGVMALQDVSITVRRGEIHAICGENGAGKSTLMKVLSGVYPTGSYDGEIIFDGQPVHFNGIRDSEHVGIVIIHQELALVPYLSIAENIYLGNEQRGASRLIDWNRTNAEAAKLLASVGLAENPVTPVIQLGVGKQQLVEIAKALSKDVRLLILDEPTAALNDIDSAHLLDLLRKLKERGITCIMISHKLNEITAIADSTTVIRDGRTVETLDMRAGEVTQERIIRGMVGRDIESFYPDRVSSPGAEVLRIENWTVRHAVQDRKVVDGANLNVRAGEVVGIAGLMGAGRTELAMSVFGRSYGRDISGRLYMHGKEIKARTVAEAIGNGIAYATEDRKRYGLNLIADVARNISAAALDKLSRAGWVNGNEEIKVAEEKRRDLNIKTPTVMSVVGQLSGGNQQKVVLSKWLLTEPDVLILDEPTRGIDVGAKYEIYTIINKLVADGKAVIVISSELPELLGICDRIYTLSAGRITGELPVAEATQESLMALMTKEKEHAG from the coding sequence ATGGATGACGCCATTCTCGAGATGCGCGGCATCACCAAGAAGTTTCCCGGCGTGATGGCACTGCAAGACGTCTCCATCACCGTCCGGCGGGGTGAGATCCACGCCATCTGTGGCGAGAACGGCGCCGGCAAGTCCACGCTCATGAAGGTGCTGTCCGGGGTCTATCCGACCGGCAGCTACGACGGCGAGATCATCTTCGACGGCCAGCCTGTCCACTTCAACGGGATCAGGGACAGCGAGCACGTCGGCATCGTGATCATCCACCAGGAACTGGCCCTGGTGCCGTACCTGTCGATCGCGGAAAACATCTATCTCGGCAACGAGCAGCGCGGCGCCAGCCGGCTCATCGACTGGAACCGCACCAACGCCGAGGCCGCCAAGCTGCTCGCCTCGGTCGGGCTGGCCGAAAACCCGGTCACGCCGGTGATCCAGCTCGGTGTCGGCAAGCAGCAGTTGGTCGAGATCGCCAAGGCGCTGTCCAAGGACGTGCGCCTGCTGATCCTCGACGAGCCCACCGCCGCTCTCAACGACATCGACTCGGCGCACCTGCTCGACCTGCTGCGCAAGCTGAAGGAGCGCGGCATCACCTGCATCATGATCTCGCACAAGCTCAACGAGATCACCGCGATCGCCGACTCCACCACGGTCATCCGCGATGGACGCACGGTCGAGACGCTGGACATGCGCGCCGGTGAGGTGACCCAGGAGCGGATCATCCGCGGCATGGTGGGCCGCGACATCGAAAGCTTCTACCCCGACCGGGTCTCGTCGCCGGGCGCGGAGGTGCTCCGGATCGAGAACTGGACCGTCCGGCACGCCGTGCAGGACCGCAAGGTGGTCGACGGCGCCAACCTCAACGTGCGGGCCGGCGAGGTGGTCGGCATCGCCGGGCTCATGGGTGCCGGCCGCACCGAGCTGGCGATGAGCGTGTTCGGCCGCTCGTACGGCCGGGACATCAGCGGCCGCCTCTACATGCACGGCAAGGAGATCAAGGCGCGCACCGTCGCGGAGGCGATCGGCAACGGCATCGCGTACGCCACGGAGGACCGCAAGCGGTACGGCCTGAACCTCATCGCGGACGTGGCCCGCAACATCTCCGCTGCCGCGCTCGACAAGCTATCCCGTGCCGGGTGGGTGAACGGCAACGAGGAGATCAAGGTCGCCGAGGAGAAACGCCGCGACCTGAACATCAAGACGCCGACCGTCATGTCGGTCGTGGGCCAGCTCTCCGGTGGCAACCAGCAAAAGGTCGTCCTGTCGAAGTGGCTGCTCACCGAGCCCGACGTGCTGATCCTGGACGAGCCCACCCGGGGCATCGACGTCGGCGCGAAGTACGAGATCTACACGATCATCAACAAGCTGGTGGCGGACGGCAAGGCCGTGATCGTCATCTCGTCCGAGCTGCCCGAGCTGCTCGGCATCTGCGACCGCATCTACACCCTCTCGGCCGGTCGCATCACCGGCGAGCTGCCGGTCGCCGAAGCCACCCAAGAAAGCCTCATGGCGCTCATGACGAAGGAAAAGGAGCACGCCGGATGA
- a CDS encoding family 43 glycosylhydrolase, which produces MVLASMLIANPAPASPGVLYTNSLIAQRADPHIVKHTDGYYYFTATAPEYDRIVMRRATSLQGLATAAETVIWRKHSSGEMGAHIWAPEIHYIDGRWYIYFAAGRTDDVWAIRPYVLETTSANPLTGTWTERGRIALPLNTFSLDATTFVHNGTRYLAWAQNDPAVGSGTNLYLAPMSNPWTISGTPARISVPTYSWETIGHRVNEGPAVIQRNGRVFMAFSASATDANYCVGLLTASASSNLMNPASWSKTSTPVFTSNANTSQYGPGHNSFTVSEDGQSDILVYHDRSYRDISGDPLNDPNRRTRIQKLYWNADGTPNFGIPVPDGATPYRLKSYNYPDRFVRHWEFRARLEANVTNLADSQFRIVTGLAGSGTVSLESTNYPGYYLRHKNYEMWVERSDGSTLFRNDASFYRRAGLADSAAASFESYNFAGRYLRHANNLLYIQPVSTATERADATYYLE; this is translated from the coding sequence GTGGTACTGGCAAGCATGCTCATCGCAAATCCCGCGCCGGCCTCGCCCGGCGTCCTCTACACGAACTCGCTGATCGCTCAGCGGGCCGATCCGCACATCGTCAAGCACACCGACGGCTACTACTACTTCACCGCGACCGCGCCGGAGTACGACCGCATCGTCATGCGCCGGGCCACGAGCCTGCAGGGCCTGGCGACCGCGGCCGAAACCGTCATCTGGCGCAAGCACTCCAGCGGCGAGATGGGCGCGCACATCTGGGCGCCGGAGATCCACTACATCGACGGCAGGTGGTACATCTACTTCGCCGCCGGGCGTACCGACGACGTCTGGGCCATCCGGCCGTACGTCCTGGAAACCACGAGCGCCAACCCCCTCACCGGCACGTGGACGGAGCGGGGCCGCATCGCGCTGCCGCTGAACACCTTCTCCCTGGACGCCACCACGTTCGTCCACAATGGCACCCGCTATCTCGCCTGGGCACAGAACGATCCTGCCGTGGGCAGCGGCACGAACCTCTACCTGGCGCCGATGTCCAACCCGTGGACCATCTCCGGCACCCCGGCCCGGATCAGCGTCCCCACGTACTCCTGGGAGACCATCGGGCACCGGGTGAACGAGGGCCCGGCGGTGATCCAGCGCAACGGGCGGGTCTTCATGGCGTTTTCGGCCAGCGCGACCGACGCCAACTACTGCGTCGGGCTGCTCACCGCCTCGGCGTCGAGCAACCTGATGAACCCGGCCTCCTGGTCCAAGACCTCGACCCCGGTGTTCACCAGCAACGCGAACACCAGCCAGTACGGCCCGGGACACAACTCGTTCACGGTCTCCGAGGATGGCCAGAGCGACATCCTCGTCTACCACGACCGCAGTTACCGGGACATCTCCGGTGACCCGCTGAACGACCCGAACCGGCGTACCCGGATCCAGAAGCTCTACTGGAACGCGGACGGCACGCCGAACTTCGGCATCCCGGTGCCGGACGGCGCCACGCCGTACCGGCTCAAGTCGTACAACTACCCGGACCGGTTCGTCCGGCACTGGGAGTTCCGGGCCCGGCTCGAAGCCAACGTCACCAACCTCGCCGACTCGCAGTTCCGGATCGTCACCGGGCTCGCCGGCAGTGGGACCGTGTCGCTGGAGTCGACCAACTACCCCGGCTACTACCTGCGCCACAAGAACTACGAGATGTGGGTGGAGCGCAGCGACGGCTCCACGCTCTTCCGCAACGACGCCAGCTTCTACCGGCGGGCCGGGCTCGCCGACTCGGCCGCGGCGTCGTTCGAGTCGTACAACTTCGCCGGCCGCTACCTGCGGCACGCCAACAACCTGCTCTACATCCAGCCGGTGAGCACCGCGACGGAGCGCGCGGACGCCACGTACTACCTGGAGTAA
- a CDS encoding family 43 glycosylhydrolase, translating into MPRPRAWLIAVTALLTVFVTGIAQPASAAPGRPYTNPVKSQKGADPWLQYYSGNYYLITTSFTNTLTMRKSATLAGLATAPSVQVWQDTTPSRGANFWAPELHFLNGRWYIYYSGAQVGAACCDTQRTHVLESAGTDPLGPYTYRNILTGSNLTPGGWLIDASVLPVNGALYLLGSGFINGSAQSLVIAPMSNPYTVSGSFSVISSPALSWETQGGTVNEGPVALQRNGQTFIVYSASACWGPDYKLGRLTLTGSNPLSAGSWTKAANPVFARSDANSVYGPGHNGFFTSPDGTENWIVYHANSSTSGGCDNNRTTRAQRFTWNADGTPNFGTPMRLGTTADGPAGETATTPTAYRIVNRNSGKCLEVAGQSTADGANIQQWTCNSGNNQRWRIEDMADDTSRLVNVGSGKVADVANCGTADGVDIRQWSWLNNTCQRFRLVLSAAGGWVRLVNASTGKVADVANCGTADGADVRQWTWLNNNCQQWQLQPV; encoded by the coding sequence ATGCCCCGTCCTCGTGCTTGGCTCATCGCCGTGACGGCGCTGCTCACGGTGTTCGTCACCGGCATCGCGCAACCGGCCTCCGCGGCTCCCGGCCGGCCGTACACCAACCCGGTCAAGTCGCAGAAGGGCGCCGATCCCTGGCTCCAGTACTACAGCGGCAACTACTACCTGATCACCACGTCGTTCACGAACACGCTCACCATGCGCAAGTCGGCGACGCTCGCCGGCCTGGCCACCGCGCCCAGCGTCCAGGTCTGGCAGGACACCACGCCGTCGCGCGGGGCCAACTTCTGGGCCCCGGAGCTGCACTTCCTCAATGGACGGTGGTACATCTACTACTCCGGTGCGCAGGTCGGCGCCGCGTGCTGCGACACCCAGCGCACGCACGTGCTGGAGAGCGCGGGCACCGACCCGCTCGGGCCGTACACGTACCGGAACATCCTCACCGGATCCAACCTCACGCCGGGCGGCTGGCTCATCGACGCCAGCGTGCTACCGGTCAACGGCGCGCTCTACCTGCTGGGTAGCGGGTTCATCAACGGCAGCGCGCAGAGCCTCGTCATCGCGCCGATGAGCAACCCGTACACGGTCAGCGGCTCGTTCAGTGTCATCTCCTCGCCGGCGCTCTCCTGGGAGACCCAGGGCGGCACGGTCAACGAGGGCCCGGTCGCCTTGCAGCGCAACGGCCAGACGTTCATCGTGTACTCGGCGAGCGCCTGCTGGGGCCCCGACTACAAGCTGGGCCGGCTCACCCTGACCGGCTCGAACCCGCTCAGCGCCGGGTCCTGGACCAAGGCCGCCAACCCGGTCTTCGCGCGCAGCGACGCCAACAGCGTGTACGGCCCCGGCCACAACGGCTTCTTCACCTCGCCCGACGGCACCGAGAACTGGATCGTCTACCACGCCAACAGTTCCACCAGCGGCGGGTGCGACAACAACCGGACGACCCGGGCGCAGAGGTTCACCTGGAACGCCGACGGCACGCCGAACTTCGGCACCCCGATGCGGCTCGGCACCACGGCCGACGGCCCGGCGGGGGAGACGGCGACCACGCCGACGGCGTACCGGATCGTCAACCGCAACAGCGGCAAGTGCCTGGAGGTGGCGGGTCAGTCCACGGCGGACGGCGCCAACATCCAGCAGTGGACGTGTAACAGCGGCAACAACCAACGGTGGCGGATCGAGGACATGGCCGACGACACCAGCCGGCTGGTCAACGTGGGCAGCGGCAAGGTGGCGGACGTGGCCAACTGCGGCACCGCGGACGGCGTCGACATCCGCCAGTGGTCCTGGCTCAACAACACGTGCCAGCGGTTCCGCCTCGTGCTGTCGGCGGCCGGTGGCTGGGTGCGGCTGGTCAACGCGAGCACCGGCAAGGTAGCCGACGTCGCCAACTGCGGCACCGCCGACGGCGCCGACGTACGCCAGTGGACCTGGCTCAACAACAACTGCCAGCAGTGGCAGCTACAACCCGTCTGA
- a CDS encoding glycoside hydrolase family 43 protein gives MISNPVLPGFYPDPSILRVGVDYYLASSTFEWFPGVPIHHSTDLANWRLIGHALTDPSEVDLRGVPDSAGVWAPSLSHHDGLFWLIYSVVHTRTPAFKDVDNYLITAPDITGPWSKPVFLNATGFDPSLFHDEDGRRWLVQMRWDHRPAHPSFAGIILQEYDHDKRALVGPVRTILRQETLIEGPNLYRRDGWYYLMLAEGGTGWNHGVLMTRSRSIEGPYEVDPRGSLLTTRDDESVPLQKAGHGELVESPEGEWFLAHLASRPVVTPAGRYCVLGRETCIQRVEWASDGWLRLAGGGNRPALAVPGPVGAGAMAGAAEPERDDFDGPALDPAWVAPRGPIDESWASLTEHPGWLRLRGRQSPHSLFAHSLVARRLRALPMQATTCLRFAPTDGTQAAGLILWYDASTHFYLRVTRDERLGPVVGVALTDDGRYAEPVGAQLGVADWDVIHLRARIEPTEVRFAASPDGVTWHEVGPPLETVKLSDDYGSGLRFTGTLVGLCAHDLTGTRVAADFDYFSLAPSTS, from the coding sequence GTGATCAGCAATCCAGTACTGCCCGGCTTCTACCCCGACCCGTCGATCCTGCGGGTCGGGGTGGACTACTACCTCGCGTCGAGCACCTTCGAGTGGTTTCCGGGCGTGCCGATCCACCACTCCACCGACCTGGCGAACTGGCGGCTGATCGGGCACGCGCTCACCGATCCGTCCGAAGTGGACCTGCGCGGCGTGCCCGACTCGGCCGGCGTGTGGGCGCCTTCGCTGAGCCACCACGACGGGCTCTTCTGGCTGATCTACAGCGTGGTGCACACCCGTACGCCGGCGTTCAAGGACGTCGACAACTACCTCATCACCGCGCCGGACATCACCGGGCCGTGGTCGAAGCCGGTCTTTCTCAACGCGACCGGCTTCGACCCGTCGCTCTTCCACGACGAGGACGGCCGCCGCTGGCTGGTGCAGATGCGCTGGGACCACCGCCCCGCGCACCCGTCGTTCGCCGGGATCATCCTGCAGGAGTACGACCACGACAAGCGCGCGCTCGTGGGTCCGGTCCGCACGATCCTGCGCCAGGAGACGCTGATCGAGGGCCCGAACCTCTACCGCCGCGACGGCTGGTACTACCTGATGCTCGCCGAGGGTGGCACCGGCTGGAACCACGGCGTCCTCATGACCCGGTCCCGGTCCATCGAAGGACCGTACGAAGTGGACCCGCGGGGCTCGCTGCTCACCACCCGGGACGACGAGTCCGTACCGCTGCAGAAGGCCGGCCACGGCGAGCTGGTGGAGTCGCCGGAGGGGGAGTGGTTCCTCGCCCACCTGGCGAGCCGCCCGGTCGTCACGCCGGCCGGCCGGTACTGCGTACTCGGTCGGGAAACCTGCATCCAGCGCGTGGAGTGGGCGTCCGACGGCTGGCTGCGGCTGGCCGGCGGCGGAAACCGTCCCGCGCTGGCGGTGCCCGGCCCGGTCGGGGCTGGGGCCATGGCGGGCGCGGCGGAGCCGGAGCGGGACGACTTCGACGGCCCGGCACTCGATCCGGCGTGGGTCGCGCCGCGCGGGCCGATCGACGAGTCCTGGGCCAGCCTCACCGAACACCCCGGCTGGCTGCGGCTGCGCGGGCGGCAGAGCCCGCACTCGCTCTTCGCGCACAGCCTGGTGGCCCGGCGCCTGCGGGCGCTGCCCATGCAGGCCACGACCTGCCTGCGGTTCGCGCCCACCGACGGCACGCAGGCGGCCGGGCTCATCCTCTGGTACGACGCGAGCACGCACTTCTACCTGCGGGTGACCCGGGACGAGCGGCTCGGCCCGGTGGTCGGCGTCGCGCTGACCGACGACGGGCGGTACGCCGAGCCGGTCGGCGCCCAGCTCGGCGTGGCCGATTGGGACGTCATCCACCTGCGCGCCCGGATCGAGCCCACGGAGGTGCGGTTCGCCGCGTCCCCGGACGGCGTCACCTGGCACGAGGTGGGCCCGCCGCTGGAGACGGTCAAGCTGTCCGACGACTACGGCTCCGGGCTGCGCTTCACCGGCACGCTCGTCGGCCTCTGCGCCCACGACCTGACCGGCACCCGCGTGGCGGCCGACTTCGACTACTTCTCTCTCGCACCATCCACTTCGTGA
- a CDS encoding ABC transporter substrate-binding protein, which yields MILIAGVLAAPLAACGGDGDSASSGSGNSGDDKIVLGFSQVGAESGWRTANTKSIQDSAKEAGIELKFSDAQQKQENQIKAIRSFIQQKVDVIAFSPVVESGWDTVLKEAKDAGIPVILTDRAVDSPDTSLYKSFIGSDFVVEGERAGDWLVKEYAGKTEPVNIVELQGTTGSAPANDRKKGFADKIAAAPNLKIIASQTGDFTRAKGKEVMEAFLKAHSDIDVLYAHNDDMGLGAIEAIEGAGKKPGVDIKIITVDAVKDGMQALADGKINFIVECSPLLGPQLMELVKKVKAGEAVEARILTNETTFTQEQAKAALPTRQY from the coding sequence ATGATCCTCATCGCTGGCGTGCTGGCCGCCCCACTGGCGGCGTGCGGCGGCGACGGCGACTCCGCCAGTTCAGGTTCAGGCAACAGCGGCGACGACAAGATCGTTCTTGGCTTCTCTCAGGTCGGCGCGGAGAGCGGCTGGCGTACGGCCAACACCAAGTCCATTCAGGACTCGGCGAAGGAGGCCGGCATCGAGCTGAAGTTCTCCGACGCGCAGCAGAAGCAGGAGAACCAGATCAAGGCGATCCGGTCGTTCATCCAGCAGAAGGTCGACGTCATCGCGTTCTCGCCGGTCGTCGAGTCGGGCTGGGACACCGTCCTCAAGGAGGCCAAGGACGCGGGCATCCCGGTCATCCTGACCGACCGCGCGGTCGACTCGCCGGACACGTCGCTCTACAAGTCGTTCATCGGTTCGGACTTCGTGGTCGAGGGCGAGCGGGCCGGCGACTGGCTGGTCAAGGAGTACGCCGGCAAGACCGAGCCGGTGAACATCGTCGAGCTGCAGGGCACCACCGGTTCGGCCCCGGCGAACGACCGCAAGAAGGGCTTCGCCGACAAGATCGCCGCCGCGCCGAACCTCAAGATCATTGCCTCGCAGACCGGTGACTTCACCCGGGCCAAGGGCAAGGAGGTCATGGAGGCGTTCCTGAAGGCGCACAGCGACATCGACGTGCTCTACGCCCACAACGACGACATGGGCCTGGGCGCGATCGAGGCCATCGAGGGCGCCGGCAAGAAGCCGGGCGTCGACATCAAGATCATCACTGTCGACGCGGTCAAGGACGGCATGCAGGCGCTCGCCGACGGCAAGATCAACTTCATCGTCGAGTGCAGCCCGCTGCTTGGCCCACAGCTCATGGAGCTGGTCAAGAAGGTGAAGGCCGGCGAGGCCGTGGAGGCTCGGATCCTGACCAACGAGACCACCTTCACCCAGGAGCAGGCCAAGGCCGCCCTCCCGACCCGCCAGTACTAG
- a CDS encoding sugar ABC transporter ATP-binding protein, producing the protein MAEPAAILTMTGISKEFPGVKALSEVDFRLLPGEVHALMGENGAGKSTLIKVLTGVYDIDQGDIVLDGTPVRFTGPLQAQHAGISTVYQEINLCPNLSVAENIFIGREPRQFGRIQWSKVEKRADELLERLQLDIDVSAMLSTYSIAVQQMVAIARAIDISARVLVLDEPTSSLDASEVDQLFRVIRQLKDEGIAILFVTHFLDQVYEISDRVTVLRNGRRVGEYATRELTQIDLIGKMIGKELEVLEQLEEQPKRSLAALESSQPLIEAHELGRKGSVAPFSLTIHRGEVVGLAGLLGSGRTEVARLLYGADRADHGQIKVDGKEVSLRSPRAAMGHDIAFCSENRRTEGLVEDLTVRENIILAMQAVRGWTRPIPRRRQDELVDKYIKALDIRPANPEALIRNLSGGNQQKVLLARWLITEPRLLILDEPTRGIDVGAKAEIQRLVATLSDGGMAVLFVSAELEEVMRLSHKIAVLRDRHMISQLANDDELDADRIMETIASGATS; encoded by the coding sequence ATGGCAGAGCCGGCAGCGATCCTGACGATGACGGGGATCAGCAAGGAGTTCCCCGGCGTCAAGGCGCTCAGCGAGGTGGACTTCCGGCTGCTGCCGGGCGAGGTGCACGCCCTCATGGGCGAGAACGGCGCCGGCAAGTCGACCCTCATCAAGGTGTTGACCGGGGTCTACGACATCGACCAGGGCGACATCGTGCTGGACGGCACGCCGGTGCGCTTCACCGGACCGTTGCAGGCGCAGCACGCCGGCATCAGCACGGTCTACCAGGAGATCAACCTCTGCCCCAACCTGTCGGTGGCCGAAAACATCTTCATCGGCCGCGAGCCCCGGCAGTTCGGCCGGATCCAATGGTCCAAAGTGGAAAAGCGCGCGGACGAGCTGCTGGAGCGGCTCCAGCTCGACATCGACGTGTCCGCGATGCTCAGCACATACTCCATCGCCGTCCAGCAGATGGTCGCGATCGCCCGAGCCATCGACATCTCCGCGCGGGTGCTCGTCCTCGACGAGCCCACCTCCAGCCTCGACGCCAGCGAGGTCGACCAGCTCTTCCGGGTCATCCGCCAGCTCAAGGACGAGGGCATCGCGATCCTGTTCGTCACCCACTTCCTGGACCAGGTGTACGAGATCTCGGACCGCGTCACGGTGCTTCGCAACGGCCGCCGGGTCGGCGAATACGCCACCCGCGAGCTCACCCAGATCGACCTGATCGGCAAGATGATCGGCAAGGAGCTGGAGGTCCTGGAGCAGCTCGAGGAGCAGCCGAAGCGGTCCCTGGCCGCGCTGGAGAGCAGCCAGCCGCTGATCGAGGCGCACGAGCTGGGCCGAAAGGGGTCGGTGGCACCGTTCAGCCTCACCATCCACCGCGGTGAGGTGGTCGGGCTCGCCGGCCTGCTGGGCTCCGGCCGCACCGAGGTGGCCCGCCTGCTGTACGGGGCCGACCGGGCCGACCACGGACAGATCAAAGTGGACGGTAAGGAGGTGTCGCTCCGGTCGCCGCGCGCCGCGATGGGACACGACATCGCGTTCTGCTCGGAGAACCGGCGCACCGAAGGGCTCGTCGAGGACCTCACCGTCCGCGAAAACATCATTCTGGCGATGCAGGCGGTACGCGGGTGGACCCGCCCGATCCCCCGCCGCCGCCAGGACGAGCTGGTCGACAAGTACATCAAGGCATTGGACATCCGGCCCGCCAACCCGGAGGCGCTGATCCGCAACCTGTCCGGCGGCAACCAGCAGAAGGTGCTGCTCGCCCGCTGGCTCATCACCGAACCGCGCCTGCTCATCCTGGACGAGCCCACCCGGGGCATCGACGTCGGCGCGAAGGCCGAGATCCAGCGGCTCGTGGCGACGCTCTCCGACGGTGGCATGGCCGTGCTCTTCGTCTCGGCCGAGCTGGAAGAGGTGATGCGGCTCAGCCACAAAATCGCCGTGCTGCGCGACCGCCACATGATCAGCCAATTAGCCAACGACGACGAGCTGGATGCCGACCGCATCATGGAGACCATCGCAAGTGGAGCGACCTCATGA
- a CDS encoding LacI family DNA-binding transcriptional regulator, with product MSETPSGARKLRGKPVMMDVARLAGVSHQTVSRVLNEHPSVRSETRERVLRAMQELDYRRNSAARALVTNRSHTLGLVTFDTTLVGPSSTVYAIERAARDAGYFVSVASARSLDEGSVSNAINRLREQAVEGIVTVAPMDSALAALARVPSDIPLVGIGVGDAVGVPMVSVDNIAGAALATQHLVDLGHATVHHISGPAEWPETRERVTGWRTTLRQVGAPEAPVLSGDWSVRSGYEAGRLLAVDPGVTAIFCGNDQMALGALRALHQAGRSVPDEVSIVGFDDIEEAAYLLPPLTTVQQDFAALGRASLEMLVGQIAAGVRTQQHMRFPPELVVRESSSGPHRV from the coding sequence ATGTCCGAGACCCCGAGCGGGGCGCGCAAGCTGCGCGGCAAGCCGGTGATGATGGACGTCGCGCGGCTCGCCGGCGTCTCGCACCAGACCGTCTCCCGCGTCCTCAACGAACACCCGAGCGTGCGGAGTGAGACCCGCGAGCGGGTCCTGCGCGCCATGCAGGAGCTCGACTACCGGCGCAACTCGGCCGCCCGGGCGCTCGTCACCAATCGCTCCCACACGCTGGGTCTGGTCACGTTCGACACCACGCTGGTGGGTCCATCCTCGACGGTGTACGCCATCGAGCGGGCCGCCCGCGACGCCGGATACTTCGTCAGCGTGGCGAGCGCGCGCTCGCTCGACGAGGGCTCGGTGTCCAACGCCATCAACCGGCTGCGGGAGCAGGCGGTCGAGGGCATCGTGACCGTCGCGCCCATGGACTCGGCGCTCGCGGCGCTCGCCCGGGTGCCGTCGGACATCCCGCTCGTCGGCATCGGCGTGGGCGACGCGGTCGGCGTGCCCATGGTGAGCGTCGACAACATCGCGGGCGCGGCGCTGGCCACCCAGCACCTGGTCGACCTCGGCCACGCCACCGTCCACCACATCTCCGGCCCGGCCGAGTGGCCGGAGACCCGCGAGCGCGTCACCGGCTGGCGCACCACCCTGCGGCAGGTTGGCGCGCCCGAGGCGCCGGTGCTTTCCGGAGACTGGAGCGTCCGGTCCGGCTACGAGGCGGGCCGGCTGCTCGCCGTGGATCCCGGTGTGACGGCGATTTTCTGCGGCAACGACCAGATGGCGCTGGGCGCGCTGCGCGCGTTGCACCAGGCCGGCCGGTCGGTGCCGGACGAAGTGAGCATTGTCGGGTTCGACGACATCGAGGAGGCCGCCTACCTGCTGCCGCCGTTGACCACGGTGCAGCAGGACTTCGCCGCACTCGGCCGGGCCAGCCTGGAAATGCTGGTCGGGCAGATAGCCGCTGGCGTGCGGACCCAACAGCACATGCGGTTCCCACCGGAACTCGTGGTGCGGGAAAGCTCGTCAGGTCCGCATCGGGTCTAA